The proteins below are encoded in one region of Casimicrobium huifangae:
- the gltB gene encoding glutamate synthase large subunit, protein MDIATEAPHKPDAQGLYDPRNEHDACGMGFVANIKGRKSHDIVEKGLRVLENLTHRGAVGADKLQGDGAGILIQIPDTFFRRECGKLKITLPAVGQYGVGMIFLPQEPASRMACEQEIERAIAAEGQVLLGWRDVPVNNDGLGEGVKAIEPVIRQIFIGRGSKDMDQDALERKLYIIRKSSGHAIQALKLRHGKEFYVPSMSTRTIVYKGMLLADQVGTFYLDLQDPMLVSALAMVHQRFSTNTFPTWDLAHPFRVVCHNGEINTLRGNCNWIRAREGAIASTVLGDDLPKLWPLIYDGQSDTASFDNCLELLTMSGYSLAHAAMLMIPEAWVGNALMDEDRRAFYEYNAALMEPWDGPAAMAFTNGRQIGATLDRNGLRPARYVVTDDDMIVMASEVGVLDIPEEKIVKKWRLQPGKMLLLDLEQGRIVDDEELKRELASAKPYRQWIETSRVSLEDLPEPAPADKSAVSLLDRQQAFGYTQEDLKVILAPMVTNGEEPTGSMGNDAALPVLSNKAKPLYNYFRQLFAQVTNPPIDPIREELVMSLVTFIGPRPNLLGIDATSPQPRLEAQHPILTSENMERIRHIELFSSGAFKSKELDITYPAAWGKQGVEAAVASLCAAAVDNIKLGYNILILSDRAVAADRVPIPALLATSAVHQHLVTTGLRTSAGLVVETGSAREVHHFALLGGYGAEAIYPYLALETLTQLGDIVPQISKYESEKRFVKAICKGLNKVMSKMGISTYQSYCGAQIFESVGLNSAFLDKYFTGTPSAVEGIGIFEVAEEQMRTHRAAFGNDPVLAGALDAGGEYALRTRGEAHMWTPESISKLQHATRANNFNTYKEYAALINNQAGSLKTLRGLFTFKFDQRTAVPLEEVEPAKEIVKRFATGAMSLGSISTEAHATLAIAMNRIGGKSNTGEGGEDAKRYIPLAKGETLQSRLGKHRVEVDVPVKDGDDLRSKIKQVASGRFGVTAEYLASADQIQIKMAQGAKPGEGGQLPGHKVSEYIAQLRFSVPGVGLISPPPHHDIYSIEDLAQLIHDLKNANPKASISVKLVSEIGVGTVAAGVTKCKADHVVIAGHDGGTGASPVSSIKHAGTPWELGLAETQQTLVLNKLRSRIRVQADGQMKTGRDVVIGALLGADEFGFATAPLVVEGCIMMRKCHLNTCPVGVATQDPELRKKFTGQPEHVVNYFFFVAEEVRELMAKLGVRTFDELVGHSDWLDMQAGIEHWKAKGLDFSKVFYSPKMPANVARRHCETQDHGLDQALDHQLIAGAQAALEGGKRVEVPATISNRNRSAGAMLSNAVAVKYGHNGLPDDTIHVRFNGIAGQSFGAFLARGITFEIEGATNDYTGKGLSGGRIVVYPDAKCPAKAEDNIVVGNTVMYGATEGESFFRGVAGERFCVRNSGATAVVEGTGDHGCEYMTGGTVVVLGKTGRNFAAGMSGGLTYVYDPVGQFAKHCNMAMVGLEPVLSEIEQTGVEQELIAQGKGRKRHLGLSDEAIVKGLVEKHLRYTGSTVALAIMDDWATHRKHFVKVFPHEYKRALTDMYAESIKSKSASRETVAK, encoded by the coding sequence GTGGATATTGCAACCGAGGCGCCGCACAAGCCGGACGCACAGGGTCTCTACGACCCGAGGAATGAACATGACGCCTGCGGCATGGGCTTCGTCGCCAACATCAAGGGCCGCAAAAGTCACGACATTGTCGAAAAAGGGCTTCGCGTCCTCGAAAATCTGACTCACCGCGGCGCGGTTGGCGCAGACAAGTTGCAGGGCGATGGCGCCGGCATCCTGATCCAGATCCCCGATACCTTCTTCCGTCGCGAGTGCGGCAAGTTGAAGATCACCTTGCCTGCTGTCGGGCAATACGGCGTAGGCATGATTTTCCTGCCGCAGGAGCCAGCATCGCGCATGGCCTGTGAGCAGGAGATCGAGCGGGCCATTGCCGCCGAAGGGCAAGTGCTGCTCGGTTGGCGTGACGTGCCGGTCAACAACGACGGCCTCGGCGAAGGTGTGAAGGCCATTGAGCCGGTAATCCGCCAGATTTTCATCGGTCGCGGATCCAAGGACATGGATCAGGATGCGCTGGAACGCAAGCTCTACATCATCCGCAAGTCGAGCGGTCACGCCATCCAGGCGCTGAAGTTGCGCCACGGAAAGGAGTTCTACGTGCCGTCGATGTCGACGCGCACGATTGTTTACAAGGGCATGCTGCTGGCCGATCAGGTGGGCACCTTCTATCTTGACCTGCAAGACCCGATGCTGGTGTCGGCGCTGGCAATGGTGCATCAGCGCTTCTCGACCAACACCTTCCCGACCTGGGATCTGGCGCATCCGTTCCGCGTGGTCTGCCACAACGGGGAAATCAACACCCTGCGCGGCAACTGCAACTGGATTCGCGCCCGCGAGGGCGCCATCGCATCCACGGTGCTGGGTGACGATCTGCCGAAACTGTGGCCGTTGATTTACGACGGCCAGTCCGATACCGCGTCATTCGACAACTGCCTTGAGCTGCTCACCATGAGCGGCTATTCGCTGGCACACGCGGCCATGCTGATGATCCCCGAGGCCTGGGTGGGCAACGCGCTGATGGATGAAGACCGGCGCGCGTTCTACGAATACAACGCCGCCCTGATGGAGCCGTGGGATGGCCCCGCTGCAATGGCCTTCACCAATGGCCGCCAGATTGGTGCCACGCTGGACCGCAACGGCCTGCGCCCGGCGCGCTACGTGGTCACCGACGACGACATGATCGTGATGGCGTCCGAGGTCGGCGTGCTCGACATCCCCGAAGAGAAAATCGTCAAGAAGTGGCGCCTGCAGCCCGGCAAGATGCTGCTGCTCGATCTGGAGCAGGGCCGCATCGTTGACGACGAGGAACTGAAGCGCGAACTGGCCAGCGCCAAGCCGTATCGACAATGGATTGAAACCTCGCGGGTGTCGCTCGAAGATCTGCCAGAGCCGGCGCCCGCTGACAAATCGGCCGTTTCGTTGCTGGACCGTCAGCAAGCCTTTGGTTACACGCAGGAAGACCTCAAGGTCATTCTCGCGCCGATGGTGACCAATGGCGAAGAGCCGACCGGCTCAATGGGCAACGACGCTGCCCTGCCGGTGCTTTCGAACAAGGCCAAGCCGCTTTACAACTATTTCCGTCAGCTGTTCGCACAGGTGACCAATCCGCCGATCGACCCGATCCGCGAGGAACTGGTCATGTCGCTGGTCACTTTCATCGGCCCGCGCCCGAACCTGCTCGGCATTGACGCCACGTCGCCGCAACCGCGCCTGGAAGCGCAGCATCCGATTCTCACCAGCGAGAATATGGAGCGCATTCGTCACATCGAGCTGTTCTCCAGCGGCGCCTTCAAATCGAAGGAGCTGGACATCACGTATCCGGCCGCTTGGGGCAAACAGGGTGTCGAGGCCGCTGTGGCCAGCCTTTGTGCCGCTGCGGTGGACAACATCAAGCTCGGCTACAACATCCTGATCCTGTCCGATCGGGCGGTGGCGGCTGACCGGGTGCCGATCCCGGCCCTGCTGGCAACGTCGGCGGTGCACCAGCATCTGGTCACCACCGGGCTGCGCACATCCGCTGGTCTGGTGGTTGAAACCGGGTCGGCGCGGGAAGTGCATCACTTTGCGCTGCTCGGTGGCTACGGTGCCGAGGCAATTTACCCGTATCTCGCGCTGGAAACGCTCACCCAGCTGGGCGACATCGTGCCGCAGATCTCCAAGTACGAAAGCGAGAAGCGCTTCGTCAAGGCCATCTGCAAGGGGCTTAACAAGGTGATGTCCAAGATGGGCATCTCGACTTATCAGAGCTACTGCGGCGCGCAGATCTTCGAGTCGGTTGGTCTCAACTCGGCCTTCCTCGACAAATACTTCACCGGCACGCCCAGCGCCGTTGAAGGCATCGGCATCTTCGAGGTGGCCGAGGAGCAGATGCGCACCCATCGGGCCGCGTTTGGCAACGATCCGGTGCTGGCCGGCGCGCTGGATGCGGGCGGTGAGTACGCGCTACGCACGCGTGGCGAAGCGCACATGTGGACGCCTGAGTCGATCTCTAAACTGCAGCACGCCACCCGCGCCAACAACTTCAACACCTACAAGGAATACGCGGCGCTGATCAACAACCAGGCAGGGTCGCTGAAGACGCTGCGCGGTCTGTTCACCTTCAAGTTTGACCAGCGCACGGCGGTGCCACTGGAAGAAGTTGAGCCGGCAAAGGAAATCGTCAAGCGATTTGCTACTGGCGCCATGTCGCTGGGCTCGATCTCCACCGAGGCGCATGCCACGCTGGCGATCGCGATGAACCGCATTGGCGGCAAGTCAAACACCGGTGAGGGTGGCGAGGACGCCAAGCGCTACATCCCGCTGGCCAAGGGCGAGACGCTGCAGTCACGCCTCGGCAAGCATCGCGTCGAAGTCGATGTGCCGGTCAAGGATGGTGACGATCTGCGCTCGAAGATCAAGCAGGTGGCCTCGGGCCGTTTTGGTGTTACCGCCGAATACCTCGCCAGCGCTGACCAGATCCAGATCAAGATGGCGCAGGGCGCCAAGCCGGGCGAGGGCGGACAATTGCCCGGTCACAAGGTCAGCGAATACATCGCCCAGCTGCGCTTCTCGGTGCCGGGTGTTGGCCTGATTTCGCCGCCGCCGCACCATGACATCTACTCGATCGAAGACCTCGCGCAGCTCATCCACGACCTGAAGAACGCCAACCCGAAGGCCAGCATCAGCGTCAAGCTGGTCAGCGAAATTGGTGTCGGCACCGTCGCTGCCGGCGTCACCAAGTGCAAGGCCGATCACGTCGTGATCGCAGGGCACGACGGCGGCACCGGTGCGTCACCGGTGTCATCGATCAAACACGCCGGCACGCCGTGGGAACTGGGACTTGCCGAGACGCAGCAGACGCTGGTGCTCAACAAGTTGCGCAGCCGCATCCGCGTGCAGGCTGACGGCCAGATGAAGACCGGCCGTGACGTGGTGATCGGTGCGCTGCTCGGTGCCGATGAATTCGGCTTTGCCACTGCGCCGCTGGTGGTCGAAGGCTGCATCATGATGCGCAAATGCCACCTGAACACCTGCCCGGTGGGCGTGGCCACGCAAGACCCGGAACTGCGCAAGAAATTCACCGGCCAGCCGGAACATGTCGTTAACTATTTCTTCTTCGTCGCCGAGGAAGTGCGCGAGCTGATGGCCAAGCTCGGTGTGCGTACCTTCGACGAGCTGGTCGGCCACAGCGACTGGCTCGATATGCAGGCCGGTATCGAACACTGGAAGGCCAAGGGTCTCGACTTCAGCAAGGTCTTCTATTCGCCGAAGATGCCAGCCAACGTGGCGCGGCGTCACTGCGAGACTCAGGACCACGGCCTGGATCAGGCACTTGATCACCAGCTGATTGCGGGCGCCCAAGCCGCGCTCGAAGGCGGCAAACGTGTCGAGGTGCCAGCCACGATCAGCAACCGCAACCGCTCGGCGGGTGCGATGCTGTCCAACGCCGTCGCCGTGAAGTATGGTCACAACGGCTTGCCGGATGACACCATTCACGTACGCTTCAACGGTATTGCCGGGCAGAGTTTCGGTGCGTTCCTGGCACGTGGCATCACTTTCGAGATCGAAGGCGCCACCAACGACTACACCGGCAAGGGCTTGTCGGGCGGTCGCATCGTGGTCTATCCGGACGCCAAATGCCCGGCCAAAGCAGAGGACAACATCGTCGTCGGCAACACCGTGATGTACGGCGCCACTGAAGGCGAATCGTTCTTCCGCGGCGTCGCGGGTGAGCGCTTCTGCGTGCGCAATTCGGGCGCGACGGCAGTTGTTGAGGGTACCGGCGATCACGGCTGCGAGTACATGACCGGCGGCACTGTGGTGGTGCTCGGCAAGACTGGCCGCAACTTCGCGGCGGGTATGTCAGGCGGGCTCACCTATGTGTACGACCCGGTTGGCCAGTTCGCGAAGCACTGCAACATGGCGATGGTTGGGCTGGAGCCGGTGCTCTCCGAAATCGAGCAGACCGGCGTTGAGCAGGAACTGATCGCTCAGGGCAAGGGCCGCAAGCGTCATCTGGGCCTGAGCGACGAGGCGATCGTCAAAGGCCTGGTGGAGAAGCACCTGCGCTACACCGGCTCCACCGTGGCGCTGGCGATCATGGACGACTGGGCAACGCATCGCAAGCACTTCGTGAAGGTGTTCCCGCACGAGTACAAGCGCGCGCTGACCGACATGTACGCCGAATCGATCAAGTCGAAATCGGCCAGCCGCGAGACGGTCGCCAAGTAA
- a CDS encoding DUF1272 domain-containing protein, with product MLDIRPNCECCNADLPNESMDARICTFECTFCAHCADERLANVCPNCGGELVRRPRRPASKLGKYPPSIERIYKPDGCLRTAA from the coding sequence ATGCTCGACATCCGTCCGAACTGCGAATGCTGCAACGCCGATTTGCCCAACGAATCGATGGATGCACGCATCTGCACGTTCGAGTGCACCTTCTGCGCACACTGCGCGGACGAGCGGCTGGCCAACGTTTGCCCGAACTGCGGCGGCGAGCTGGTGCGCCGGCCCCGCCGCCCGGCGTCGAAACTGGGGAAATATCCCCCGTCCATTGAGCGCATCTACAAACCCGATGGCTGCCTGCGGACGGCAGCCTGA
- a CDS encoding shikimate kinase — translation MLTARTLNSRNVFLIGLMGSGKTTIGQMLAKRLGLPFIDSDHELERRTGVSVSTIFEIEGEAAFRAREAAMIDELTRRDGLVLGTGGGAVLYADSRRVLRSRGTTFYLHSSPETSFERVRRNRDRPLLMVTDPLARLRQLYEYRHPLYRETAHHVVESYRDRPSAVVAEIVACLGSSATASDSILPSAVPRPIEAPSGGEK, via the coding sequence ATGCTAACGGCGCGCACCTTGAACTCCCGGAACGTATTCCTGATTGGCCTGATGGGGTCTGGCAAGACAACCATCGGCCAGATGCTTGCCAAGCGACTTGGTTTGCCATTTATCGACTCGGACCACGAACTTGAGCGCCGCACGGGAGTTAGTGTCTCAACAATATTTGAGATCGAAGGCGAAGCCGCATTCCGGGCACGGGAAGCAGCGATGATTGACGAACTGACGCGGCGAGATGGCCTGGTGCTGGGCACGGGTGGCGGTGCAGTACTTTACGCGGACAGCAGACGTGTGTTGCGCTCGCGCGGCACCACGTTCTATCTGCACTCCTCGCCCGAGACGTCTTTCGAGCGCGTACGCCGTAATCGTGATCGCCCTCTGTTGATGGTGACCGATCCGCTTGCGAGATTACGGCAGCTGTACGAGTATCGCCACCCCCTATACCGGGAAACTGCGCACCATGTTGTGGAATCGTATCGCGATCGACCAAGCGCAGTCGTTGCGGAAATCGTCGCGTGTCTAGGCAGCAGCGCGACTGCGTCCGATTCCATCCTGCCAAGCGCAGTACCACGGCCCATCGAGGCGCCATCAGGCGGCGAGAAATAG
- the pilQ gene encoding type IV pilus secretin family protein: MNVTQLLRAFRKGSRASFVMALWGAFALSTAASAQNVIEDVAVAKGAAGRTTLTFALKTPLAAAPSVFAIATPPRLVLDFANTTSVGKATNEVTDSVLRSYNVVQAQGRTRVVLNLVKSQSYEVKSEGNKFAVTLFDAPGTAVTDSAPETGRFTASTKTEGATFALRDVDFRRGQAGEGRVIVDLSDANSGIDIKPQGKVLIVDFLRTQVPRNLERKLDVSDFGTPVVLVDTFTQGNNTRMVIEPKGLWEHSAYQTDNRLIIEVKPIVEDPNKLTQGSRPGYKGEKLSLNFQDIAVRSVLQVIGDFTGLNIIVSDTVTGNVTLRLKDVPWDQALDLVMQARSLDMRKNGNVVWIAPKEELALKEKQELEAKAQVADIEPLRTEIFQLNYQKADDVRRMLLPGAGGGGQSGASSGGSGGGVLSKRGSATIDARTNMVIVQDTPAKLAEVRALIQRIDISVKQVLIEARVVIADDKFSRQLGARFGIGAGVYNNGRNIGITGTPIADPNQANVPGTGIATGFSPSSYYWRIKPDTQTGALTGEYINSVPYNVNLPVSNPAGTLAMTFLNLGNGNLVNLELSAAEAANRGKVISSPRVVATNNTKSSISQGQEFKLRVSGGVGGQSSVVTIRAVLGLDVTPQITPDGRVILDVDVTKDSIAGFQDGSPIVNTRRVSTKVIVNNGDTAVLGGIYEEVITDSTDKVPVLGDLPAVGNLFKRTNRGTDKQELLIFLTPRIITDSTGTVN, translated from the coding sequence ATGAACGTCACTCAACTATTGCGTGCGTTTCGCAAAGGGAGCCGGGCGTCGTTCGTCATGGCATTGTGGGGTGCTTTCGCGCTAAGTACAGCGGCATCGGCACAGAACGTCATTGAGGATGTCGCGGTCGCCAAGGGCGCCGCTGGACGCACGACACTCACTTTCGCGCTGAAAACGCCGTTGGCGGCGGCGCCATCGGTCTTCGCAATCGCGACACCGCCCCGGCTTGTGCTCGACTTCGCAAATACGACGAGTGTTGGCAAGGCGACCAATGAAGTGACCGACTCGGTGCTGCGAAGCTACAACGTGGTGCAAGCTCAAGGGCGTACCCGCGTCGTGCTCAATCTTGTCAAGTCTCAATCGTATGAGGTGAAGTCGGAAGGCAACAAGTTTGCCGTCACTCTGTTTGACGCGCCGGGCACGGCCGTCACTGACTCAGCGCCAGAGACCGGGCGATTCACGGCGTCGACCAAGACCGAAGGTGCAACGTTCGCGTTGCGTGATGTCGACTTTCGCCGTGGTCAGGCTGGCGAAGGTCGGGTGATCGTCGACTTGTCGGATGCGAATTCTGGCATCGACATCAAACCGCAAGGCAAGGTATTGATCGTTGACTTCCTGCGCACCCAGGTGCCGCGCAATCTGGAGCGCAAACTGGACGTATCGGACTTCGGCACCCCTGTAGTGCTGGTCGATACATTCACTCAGGGCAACAACACCCGCATGGTTATTGAGCCCAAAGGCCTGTGGGAGCATTCGGCTTATCAGACGGACAACCGATTGATCATCGAGGTCAAGCCGATTGTCGAAGACCCGAACAAGCTGACACAGGGATCGCGGCCGGGTTACAAGGGGGAGAAGCTGTCACTGAATTTCCAGGACATCGCTGTGCGGTCGGTGTTGCAGGTAATCGGTGACTTTACCGGGCTCAACATCATCGTGTCGGACACAGTTACCGGCAATGTGACCTTGCGGTTGAAGGACGTACCTTGGGATCAGGCACTTGATCTGGTCATGCAGGCTCGTTCGCTGGACATGCGGAAGAACGGCAATGTAGTCTGGATCGCCCCCAAAGAAGAGTTGGCACTTAAGGAGAAGCAGGAACTGGAGGCGAAAGCTCAGGTTGCTGATATTGAGCCGTTGCGCACCGAGATTTTCCAGTTGAATTACCAGAAGGCTGATGATGTGCGCCGGATGTTGCTACCAGGTGCGGGAGGAGGGGGGCAAAGCGGCGCCTCCTCGGGTGGTAGTGGTGGAGGGGTACTCTCCAAACGAGGTAGCGCGACAATTGATGCGCGCACAAACATGGTCATAGTACAAGACACGCCAGCGAAGTTGGCAGAAGTACGTGCTCTCATCCAGAGGATTGACATCTCGGTCAAACAAGTATTGATTGAGGCTCGGGTCGTCATTGCGGATGACAAATTCAGCCGTCAGCTCGGGGCCCGCTTCGGCATCGGTGCCGGCGTGTACAACAATGGCCGCAACATTGGCATCACCGGCACCCCGATTGCGGACCCTAATCAGGCCAACGTACCTGGCACAGGCATAGCGACTGGCTTTTCGCCATCCAGCTACTACTGGCGCATCAAACCTGACACTCAGACCGGAGCTTTGACCGGGGAGTACATCAACTCCGTGCCCTACAACGTGAACCTGCCGGTTAGCAATCCAGCGGGCACCTTGGCGATGACTTTTCTCAATCTTGGCAATGGCAATCTGGTCAATCTCGAGCTTTCCGCAGCTGAGGCGGCGAACCGTGGGAAGGTAATTTCCAGCCCCCGAGTGGTTGCCACCAACAACACTAAGTCTTCGATTTCTCAAGGTCAGGAATTCAAGTTACGCGTGTCCGGTGGCGTCGGTGGCCAGTCGTCCGTCGTCACTATTCGCGCTGTACTTGGTCTTGACGTAACGCCACAAATCACGCCGGATGGCCGCGTAATTCTTGATGTGGATGTCACCAAAGACTCAATCGCGGGCTTTCAGGATGGCAGTCCGATCGTCAATACGCGCCGCGTATCGACCAAGGTGATTGTCAACAACGGGGATACGGCTGTGTTGGGTGGAATCTATGAAGAAGTGATCACTGACTCGACAGACAAGGTACCAGTCCTGGGCGATCTGCCGGCGGTGGGCAACCTCTTCAAAAGAACCAATCGCGGCACCGACAAGCAGGAACTGTTGATCTTCCTGACGCCGCGAATCATCACGGACTCGACTGGTACTGTGAACTGA
- a CDS encoding glutamate synthase subunit beta, whose translation MGKITGFMEFQRLSEAAEAPKSRIGHYREFVVTLKDDEAKQQGARCMDCGIPFCQTGCPINNIIPDWNDLVFRGNYRQALDTLHSTNNFPEFTGRVCPAPCEAACTLNINNDAVGIKSIEHFIVDKGWEEGWIAPQVASTKTGKKVAVVGSGPAGLAAAQQLARVGHAVTVFEKSSRIGGLLRYGIPDFKMEKSHIDRRVAQMQDEGVVFRTGVMITDAKLPVGVGNDAAETISPAALQAEFDAVVLAGGAEHPRDLPVPGRELSGVHYAMEFLPLQNKVNAGDKIDVISAKGKHVVVIGGGDTGSDCVGTSNRHGAASVTQFELMPQPPEKENKPMVWPNWPLKMRTSSSHEEGASRDWSVTTKALVGKDGKVTGLKAARVEWKDGKMTEVPGSEWEMKADLVLLAMGFVHPVAGVLEAFGVERDHRGNAKAHTDEGHAQGAPMAYETNVAKVFAAGDMRRGQSLVVWAIREGRQCARAVDAFLMGSSTLPR comes from the coding sequence GTGGGAAAAATCACCGGATTCATGGAATTTCAACGCCTGAGCGAAGCCGCTGAGGCACCGAAGTCCCGCATTGGTCACTATCGCGAATTCGTCGTCACGCTGAAGGACGATGAAGCCAAACAGCAGGGCGCGCGCTGCATGGACTGCGGCATCCCGTTCTGCCAGACCGGCTGCCCGATCAACAACATCATTCCCGACTGGAACGATCTTGTCTTTCGCGGCAACTACCGGCAGGCGCTCGACACGCTGCACAGCACCAACAACTTCCCCGAGTTCACCGGTCGCGTCTGCCCGGCGCCCTGCGAGGCAGCGTGCACGCTGAACATCAACAACGACGCCGTTGGCATCAAGTCGATCGAGCACTTCATCGTCGACAAGGGCTGGGAAGAAGGCTGGATTGCGCCGCAGGTGGCCAGCACGAAGACCGGCAAGAAAGTCGCTGTCGTCGGCTCCGGGCCGGCAGGGCTCGCAGCAGCACAGCAGCTCGCGCGCGTCGGGCATGCCGTGACCGTGTTCGAGAAGTCCAGCCGCATCGGTGGCCTGCTGCGCTACGGCATCCCGGATTTCAAGATGGAGAAGTCGCACATCGATCGCCGTGTCGCGCAGATGCAGGACGAAGGGGTGGTGTTCCGGACCGGGGTGATGATCACCGACGCCAAACTGCCTGTGGGCGTGGGCAACGACGCCGCCGAGACGATCTCGCCGGCTGCACTGCAAGCCGAATTTGACGCCGTGGTTCTCGCCGGCGGCGCGGAGCACCCGCGTGATCTGCCGGTGCCTGGCCGCGAACTTTCCGGCGTGCACTACGCGATGGAGTTCCTGCCGCTGCAAAACAAGGTGAACGCGGGCGACAAGATCGACGTGATTTCGGCCAAAGGCAAGCACGTCGTCGTGATCGGCGGCGGCGACACTGGCAGCGACTGCGTCGGCACCTCCAACCGCCACGGCGCGGCCAGCGTGACGCAGTTCGAACTGATGCCGCAACCGCCGGAGAAGGAAAACAAGCCGATGGTGTGGCCGAATTGGCCGCTGAAGATGCGCACCTCGTCGAGCCACGAAGAAGGCGCCTCGCGCGACTGGTCGGTCACGACCAAGGCGCTGGTCGGCAAGGATGGCAAGGTGACCGGCCTCAAGGCCGCGCGCGTCGAGTGGAAAGACGGCAAGATGACCGAGGTGCCGGGCAGCGAGTGGGAGATGAAGGCCGATCTTGTGCTGCTGGCGATGGGCTTTGTGCATCCGGTTGCTGGTGTTCTGGAGGCCTTCGGCGTCGAGCGCGACCATCGTGGCAACGCCAAGGCGCACACCGACGAAGGCCACGCCCAAGGCGCGCCGATGGCGTACGAGACCAACGTGGCGAAAGTATTCGCGGCTGGTGACATGCGCCGTGGCCAGTCGCTGGTGGTGTGGGCGATCCGCGAAGGACGCCAGTGCGCCCGCGCGGTGGACGCTTTCCTGATGGGTTCATCGACGCTGCCGCGATAG
- a CDS encoding type 4a pilus biogenesis protein PilO: MTLDEIRRLNPRDIGVWPLPAKIAAVLLLILVLLGAAAYFGWMPQYEELEGKQNQEQTLRQEYTAKKAQAINLDLHIQQLKEVEQQFGALLRQLPSKSEMDALLSDINQAGLGRGLQFELFKPSQERLQDFYAELPVDVRVTGNYHDIGAFASDVSQLSRIVTLNDIAITNKDPKDMVLTMEAVAKTFRYLDDEEVAAQRKAKDAQKAPKK, from the coding sequence ATGACTTTAGACGAAATCCGACGCCTGAACCCGCGTGACATCGGGGTCTGGCCTCTCCCGGCAAAGATTGCAGCGGTCTTGCTGCTGATTCTGGTGTTGCTTGGCGCTGCTGCTTATTTCGGGTGGATGCCACAGTACGAGGAACTCGAGGGCAAACAAAACCAGGAACAAACGCTGCGTCAGGAATACACAGCAAAAAAAGCACAGGCGATCAATCTCGATCTTCACATCCAGCAGTTAAAAGAAGTTGAGCAGCAGTTTGGCGCCTTGTTGCGCCAGTTGCCCAGCAAGAGCGAGATGGACGCTTTGCTTTCCGACATCAACCAGGCGGGTCTGGGTCGCGGCTTGCAGTTTGAACTCTTCAAACCTAGCCAGGAGCGGCTACAGGACTTCTACGCCGAGCTGCCGGTCGATGTGCGTGTCACTGGCAATTACCACGACATTGGCGCGTTTGCCAGCGATGTTTCGCAGCTTTCGCGCATCGTTACGCTGAACGACATCGCGATTACGAACAAGGATCCGAAGGACATGGTGCTCACCATGGAGGCCGTGGCCAAGACCTTCCGCTACCTCGACGACGAGGAAGTCGCCGCCCAGCGCAAGGCCAAGGATGCGCAGAAGGCGCCGAAGAAATGA
- a CDS encoding pilus assembly protein PilP produces MNARLLTGGLCAAVILLLAGCGGGEDDDLRAWMKDQGAASRGKIEPIPAMRPYEAFTYNAFDQADPFKPRKIETGKGARGPDMTRRKEALEAFPLETLKMVGTLQKGQAMIGLIKANDNRVFQVRQGNYVGQNFGVITTISEGEINLKELFQDGAGDWAERQTKIMLQEREQKK; encoded by the coding sequence ATGAATGCTCGCTTGCTTACCGGGGGACTGTGCGCAGCGGTCATCCTGCTACTCGCCGGCTGCGGCGGTGGCGAAGACGATGACCTGCGAGCATGGATGAAAGATCAGGGGGCTGCATCACGCGGCAAGATTGAACCCATCCCTGCAATGCGTCCCTACGAAGCGTTTACCTACAACGCTTTCGACCAGGCGGATCCCTTCAAGCCGCGAAAGATTGAAACCGGAAAAGGGGCACGCGGACCCGACATGACCCGACGCAAGGAGGCCCTGGAAGCCTTCCCGCTGGAGACGTTGAAGATGGTTGGCACCCTGCAAAAGGGGCAAGCGATGATCGGCCTGATCAAGGCCAATGACAACCGGGTCTTCCAGGTGCGGCAAGGGAACTATGTCGGACAGAACTTCGGGGTAATCACCACCATCTCCGAGGGCGAGATCAATTTGAAAGAACTGTTTCAGGATGGCGCAGGTGACTGGGCCGAGCGTCAAACGAAGATCATGCTGCAAGAGCGGGAGCAAAAGAAATGA